A window from Vibrio cortegadensis encodes these proteins:
- the fkpB gene encoding FKBP-type peptidyl-prolyl cis-trans isomerase yields MTTIQKESAVTLHFTIKLSDGSVADSTHSMDKPAKLVIGDGSLSDSFEQCLIGLQVGEKQAIELKAEDAFGMPNPDNIHHMDRAKFVGDAEVEVGTIMAFSGPDGMEIPGIIADIAGDSVTVDFNHPLAGQDVTFEVEILSVE; encoded by the coding sequence GTGACAACAATACAAAAAGAGAGCGCAGTAACCCTGCATTTTACGATTAAACTGAGTGATGGTTCTGTTGCTGATAGTACACATAGCATGGATAAGCCAGCGAAACTTGTTATCGGAGATGGTAGCCTAAGTGACAGTTTTGAGCAGTGTTTAATCGGGCTTCAAGTGGGTGAGAAGCAAGCGATAGAGCTTAAAGCTGAAGATGCTTTTGGCATGCCAAACCCAGACAATATCCATCATATGGACAGAGCTAAATTTGTTGGTGATGCAGAGGTTGAAGTTGGCACTATCATGGCGTTTAGTGGGCCGGATGGTATGGAAATTCCTGGTATCATCGCCGATATTGCGGGCGATTCAGTGACGGTGGATTTTAACCATCCACTGGCAGGGCAAGATGTCACTTTTGAAGTTGAAATTTTGTCTGTTGAGTAA
- the lspA gene encoding signal peptidase II: protein MTEVTLKQSGVRWLWLAVLIFIADISIKLFVMDNIGYGWANRIEVLPFFNFLYVHNYGAAFSFLSDQAGWQRWLFTGIAFAVTAMLTYWMSKLPAKDKWNNIAYAMIIGGAVGNVFDRVVHGFVVDYLDFFWGTYHWPAFNLADSTICVGAAMIILDGFRKKDDAK from the coding sequence ATGACAGAAGTAACATTGAAACAGTCTGGTGTTCGTTGGTTATGGCTTGCTGTACTGATCTTTATTGCCGACATTAGCATCAAATTATTCGTGATGGATAACATTGGTTATGGCTGGGCGAATCGCATTGAAGTATTGCCCTTCTTTAATTTTTTGTATGTGCATAACTACGGTGCTGCGTTTAGCTTTTTGAGTGATCAAGCGGGTTGGCAACGTTGGTTGTTTACTGGTATCGCTTTTGCTGTAACGGCAATGCTCACCTATTGGATGAGTAAGTTACCTGCAAAAGATAAATGGAACAATATTGCTTACGCCATGATTATTGGTGGTGCAGTCGGCAATGTATTTGATCGAGTTGTTCATGGTTTTGTTGTCGATTATCTTGATTTCTTTTGGGGAACGTATCATTGGCCGGCCTTTAATTTAGCGGACTCTACGATTTGTGTTGGCGCTGCGATGATCATCCTTGATGGTTTTCGTAAAAAAGACGATGCAAAGTAA